TCAGAAGAAGTGTCATTTTGAATCAAACCTGACTCAGTAGTAATATTACTCTCCAATGTAACTGTATCTCCAATAAACTCAACTTCCTTGTCTAAAACATTAGCTTCACAGATGTTCTCTTCTGTTGCTTCTCCTCCAAATGCTGTTGAGTCAAATGTCTGGTTTTGTAAGTGTCGTTCTGTGTCCTCCTCTGCTGGCACTATTTCAACCTCTCCGGTATTTTCCTGGGACCCAGCATGAATTTTTGGGAGGGTTTGTGATTCTGAAATGTCACAGACACTCACTGCAGTATATCTGGATTCATCTGGACTGGGTTCATCCTTCAACTTGAATATTTCTTTCTCATCATGTTCTTGTTTTTGCCCTTCATTCCCTCTGAGAGGTCTTCGAGTTGAGCCCATTTTTCTCTTTTGAATAACTGGACTTGATTTTGAGTGTGCCTCTTCTGTGTGAGAATCTTCAggaatgatgctgatgtcactttGTTTAAGAACTGTGTCTGTTTCTCCTGAAACATCTTTCTCaacattttcagatattttcaatGCTTCGATGTGTACATCAGGAGAAGTATGAAGAAAATCTGACTCCGTAGTCAAATTACTCTCCACTGTACCTGTATCTCCAGTAACTTCAACTTCTCTGACTAATGTCACACTAACGTCATTGATGTTCTCCTCTGTTCCTTCAGCTTCATAAGTTGTTGTGTCAGATATTTTGTTCTGTGATTCAGTTTCTAATTGTAGGTCTTTGTTTTCCTCTGCTGCCACTTTTTCAGCATCTCCAGCATTTTCCTGGGACTCTTTATTCAGTTTCATGAGGGTTTGTGATTCTGTGACATGACAGATACTTACTGCAGTGGATTCCTCCGACAGGAAATCTGAACGACATGATGACTGCAGGAGAGCAGACTCAGATCTCTCAACAGGACCAACATCATTGTCCTCACATAATTCCACGTCCTGTACTTTAACTCCATCTTTTGTGGTTCTTAACAGAGATGCATTTGTAATGGATTCATCCTCCAAACTAATTGTTTCTTTCTCTACATTGATCATATCTTCACTGTCAGGTGTCTCATTTTCATcatgatgttctttttcttttctttgtctaTTTTTCCCTCTGAGAGGTCTACGAGTTGAGCCCATTTTCCTCTTGTGAATAACTGTGAATTCTGAGTGTGCCTCCTCTTTCTGAGTATCTTGAGGAATGATGGTGGTGTCACTTTGCTTGGGAACTGTGTCAGTTTCTTCCTGAACTTCACACTCAGTATTGTCAGATACTTTTATTGCTTCCAGTTTTGCATCAGAGGAAGTGTCATTTTgaatcaaatctgactccataGTCATATTACTCTCCACTGTACCTGTATCTCCAGTAACTTCAACTTCTCTGATTAATGTCACACTAACATCATTGATTTTCTCCTCTGTTCCTTCAGCTTCATAAGATGTTGTGTCAGATATTTTGTTCTGTGATTCAGTTTCTAATTGTAGGTCTTTGTTTTCCTCTGCTGCCACTTTTTCAGCATCGCCAGCATTTTCCTGGGACTCTTTATTCAGTTTCATGAGGGTTTGTGATTCTGTGATATGACAGATACTTACTGCAGTGGATTCCTCAGACAGGAAATCTGAACGACATGATGACTGCAGGAGAGCAGACTCAGATCTTTCAACAGGACCAACATCATTGTCCTCACATAATTCCATGTCCTGTTCTTTAACTCCATCTTTTGTGGTTCTTAACAGAGATGCATTTGTAATGGATTCATCCTCCAAACTTATTGTTTCTTTCTCTACATTAATGATATCTTCACTGTAAGGTGTCTCATTTTCATCACggtgttctttttcttttctttgtccatTTTTCCCTCTGTGAGGTCTACGAGTTGAGCCCATTTTTCTCTTGTGAATAACTGTGAATTCTGAGTGTGCCTCCTCTTTCTGAGTATCGTGAGGAATGATGGTGGTGTCACTTTGCTTGGGAACGGTTTCTTCCTGAACTTTACACCCAGCATCGTCAGATACTTTTATTGCTTCCAGTTTTGGATCAGAAGAAGTGTCATTTTGAATCAAATCTGACTCAGGAGTCATATTACTCTCCACTGTACCTGTATCTCCAGTAACTTCAACTTCTCTGACTAATGTCACACTAACATCACTGATTTTCTCCTCTGTTCCTTCAGCTTCATAAGATGTTGTGTCAGATATTTTGTTCTGTGATTCAATGTCTAATTGTAAGTCTTTGTCTTCTTCTGCTGCCCTTTTGTCAGGATCTCCAGCATTTTCCTGGGACTCTTCATTCAGTTTCATGGAGGTTTGTGATTCTGTGATGTGACAGATACTTGTTGCAATGGACTCCTCAGATGTTAAATCTGAACTACATGATGACTGCAGGTCGGTGGATTTAGATCTTTCAACAGGACCAACATCATTTTTCTTGCTTATGTCCATGTCCTGTTCTTTTGCTCCTAGTTTTACACTTTGTAATGTAGATTCATCTAGAGGGGGTTCATCCTCCAAACTTATTGTTTCTTTCTCTGCATTGATCATATTTTCACTGTCAAGTGTCTCATTTTCATCATGATGTTCTTTTACTTTTCTTTGTCCATTTTTCCCTTTGAGAGGTCTACGAGTTGAGCCCATTTTCCTCTTGTGAATAACTGTGAATTCTGAGTGTGCCTCCTCTTTCTGAGTATCGTGAGGAATGATGGTGGTGTCACTTTGCTTGGGAACTGTGTCAGTTTTTTCCTGAACTTTACACTCAGCATCGTTAGACACTTTTAATGCTTCCAGTTTTGCATCAGAGGAAGTGTCATTTTGAATCAAACCTGACTCCGTAGTCATATTACTCTCCACTGTACCTGTATCTCCAGTAACTTCAACTTCTTTGTCTAAAACATTAGCTTCACAGATGTTCTCTTCTGTTGCTTCTCCTCCAAATGCTGTTgagtcaaatgttttgttttctaagTGTCGTTCTTTGTCTCCCTCTGCtggcactatttcaacatctCCAGAATTTTCCTGGGACCCAGCATGAATTTTTGGGAGGGTTTGTGATTCTGAAATGTCACAGACACTCACTGCAGTATATCTGGATTCATCTGGACTGGGTTCATCCTTCAAAATGAAGATTTCTTTCTCATCATGTTCTTGTCTTTGTCCTTTGTTTCCTCTGAGAGGTCTTCGAGTTGAGCCCATTTTTCTCTTTTGAATAACTGGACTTGATTTTGAGTGTGCCTCTTCTGTGTGAGAATCTTCAggaatgatgctgatgtcactttGTTTAAGAACTGTGTCTGTTTCTCCTGAAACATCTTTCTCaacattttcagatattttcaatGCTTCTATGTGTACATCAGGAGAAGTATGAAGAAAATCTGACTCCGTAGTCAAATTACTCTCCACTGTACCTGTATCTCCAGTAACTTCAACTTCTCTGACTAATGTCACACTAACATCATTGATTTTCTCCTCTGTTCCTTCAGCGTCATAAGTTGTTGTGTCAGATATTTTGTTCTGTGATTCAGTTTCTAATTGTAGGTCTTTGTTTTCCTCTGCTGCTACTTTTTCAGCATCTCCAGCATTTTCCTGGGACTCTTCATTCAGTTTCATGAGGGTTTGTGATTCTGTGACATGACAGATACTTACTGCAGTGGATTCCTCAGACAGGAAATCTGAACGACATGATGACTGCAGGAGAGCAGACTCAGATCTTTCAACAGGACCAACATCATTGTCCTCACATAATTCCATGTCCTGTACTTTAACTCCATCTTTTGTGGTTCTTAACAGAGATGCATTTGTAATGGATTCATCCTCCAAACTAAATGTTTTCTTCTCTAAATTGATCATACCTTCACATTCAAGTGTCTCATTTTCATCATGATGTTCCATTTctattttttgtcctttttttcctCTGAGAGGTCTACGAGTTGAGCCCATTTTCCTCTTATATATAACTGGACTTGATTTTGAGTGTGCCTCTTCAGGAATTAAGTTGATGTCACTTTGCATGACAATTGTGTCTCTTTCCCCTGAAACCTCTTTCTCAGCATTTGTAGATACTTTCAGTGCCAATTCTCTGTTTTGCTCTGGGTTTGCTGATTCACTATCATTATACACAGCTTCCACATTTGACATCACAACGGGCTCTGCATCCACCTTAGTTCCTTCACTTTTCCCATCGCCTCTATCAAAAGATGCATTTTCAGATTCTACACTGACAAGTATTCCTTCCTCTTCACTTTTCTCATTCACATTTTCATGCGAGTCATAGCCTTCTTTATCAGGATATTGCATGAAAAGCTGTTGGTGTGCGTGAGATCCTCTAACTGTTGCTGAGAGTTTAAAACTAAACATTTCCTCTGACTTTGTGGTCACATCATTACTTGCAGCATTCTCAGTATCTTTTCTGCCTTTTCTAACCTCATCAGTTTCTAGCATCTTGCCAGCAGCATCTTGTAGTGGACTCTGTGTTCGAGATATATTCGATGAATATTGCTCTTGTTCTCTATTTAGCTCCTCTTTTTCAGCTGGAACTTCACATGGTTTCTGATGTGAAATCCAAATGGTCTCAGTGCTTGTTTCTGCGTCTTTTTCATTATCTCTTACATCCATTATTGTTTGTATTACATTGTGATCTCTCACATCATGCTGGTCTGTAATTTTCAATGCATTGTCTGTTTCAGATCCTCTTTGATTGCTCGTATTTTCATTTTCGCTCGCAGCTAAAATCTGGGGGTCTTCATTTTCTTCCATAATACATTCTAAATCAGTCAGAGTATCACATGTTACTAAAGTAAAATCACAAACATtactttcttgttttatttccaCTTGAATCTCTTGCTTTTCATCAAAAGCATCACTCATCTCATGTGGTAAATTGGTTGCTGTGGGTTCTGCATGGCTAATATTAGTCACAGGCACATTAAAACTTCTACTTCCTCCTACTTTAAGTTGAGCCATAGAACAACCACAGTTATTATCAAGAGTAGCTATGTCATGCTGGCTTAAAGAATATTCTTGATAGTTTAACTCAAGTTCCTCTAATTGCGCATCTTGCTTTGGTAATAAATCACTCATTTGATAATTTATAGAAAGTTCCTCTTTCTGTTTTAGAACCTTCTCCTTGGCTTCTGTGTTTACATCTGTAAAGTTGTAAGATGTGTTTGTATCTTTACTTGTATTAAGCACACATTGGCTGTTATCACTTAAATCACTTTCTGCCTCTTTCCAAACTTTGTTTACAAAATCCCCAGTGTGTGaaccaaaattaaaatcaaatcccTCGTTGAGTGATGGAGTCCCATGTTGGCTAGATGTTTCGGGTAGGGGCTTTTCTGAATCAACAAGGGGAAAAGTAACTGATTTGTTCATAGTTTCAGTTCCTGCCGAAACATCAGGCTCTTTCAGCTCAGCTCTCTCAGCCAAAAGTGACTGATTTAAAACCAACGCTGATTCTGTGTGGGACAATGAAACATCTCTTGCCACACCATCCCATGTTTGCTCCATCTCTTCTGACATGGGGAACTTTGCTTCGCCTAGAACTTCTGCTTTACTTTTATTCTCTCTTATGTTACTTGAATGTTCTTGCACACCTACATTTTCCCTGTTTTTCTCTCCGAGAGGCCTGCGGGTTGAGCAAATCCTTCTTTTTTGTCTAGAGGTACTGGCTATTGGGATATCTTGGCAACTAGGTTCATCAAACATGACTGAATCCTTCTGCAGCAAATCACTTTCAGCTACAGTGACAGCAATAGAATGGACAGATGGCACCATTTTCTCATCTATAGGAATATCCCTTAAAACCTCATGTGAATTAAAGGTTATTTCTTGATAGTGGATTGTatctttttcttcattttctaaAACCCCAAGCATAAGAGTTGTTCCAGGCTCCTTTCTCAATTCAGAACTTTTTGTCTGAAGGTTTAAATCAGAAGGAAAACTCATTGACCTTGATTGTTCTTCTTCTGTTAGAGAAGCATGTTGTTCCTCAGTGGTTGATGTGTTTGGTTGAGTTACATATTCTTCATCAAACTCTCCAGTTCTCTTGATTTCATCAAGTTTTCTTTCATCTTTAATCCTACCAATTCTCTTGCGAGTTGATcccatttttcttttctgctcTGGCAGTTTATTCTCCATGAGTGAATCCTTGTGACCCCTTGCATGTGGAGGACATTCTAATGCAGATGTTTGCTGATCAGTGCTTGAGCTTGGTGGATGATCAAACTGGGTTGAATGGTATTCAGTGGAGGTGTGAAATTCATTTCGCCCATCCTCAGACTCTGCAATTTGCTGAAACTGTTCATCATCTTTCTCGATATTGCTGTTAAGAACTTCAGGTCCTCGTCGAGATGAACCAGGTCTCTGGTTCTTCTTGGATCTTTTGCCTGACATGACTGTTCATGTGTTCATATGATAAGACAAACAATGGAGATGAGTCATTTCTAAACATCTTTGACAATTAAGAACATGAGTAAAAAGGAAACCAGAGAGCATTAGTGATGCGACACATGTATATGACTCATACTAACTGTTACACATGTGCTCTCAAACATTGATTCCAATGAAGATTTTTGCTTGTGATGAATGACAGTGAAAATCAGACCTAACCCTAACAAGCTGTTTTATATACTAGATAGATATaaggttataaaaaaaacataacaccTTCATCACACATTTCATCCATCCCGTATGGATGAGTAATGAGTCTGCTTACATTCATCCTAACATGATGAACatcacttaaataaaaatgtgtaaaaacatgTTGGACGGATGAAGGTTGTGTCATGTCTTTACTTAGATGTACGCAATGTGAAAACAAGACATTCGACTCAACTAAATACCATGACTATATAATAATCCCAACGTCAATATGAATAATATGAGGATAAAACCACATCATTTGCATGTAATATTTAGCATTTACAATGACGCAAAATGACAGAGCCTAAATATAAGACATGCTCCCTACAACTTGTGACACTAGGAAAGCACCATGATAAACTGATGTTACCTTCTGATGTCCCTTTCAGGGATCCATTCACTTTGCAGTCCTGGGTGTTTTAACAGCGCAGTTTTAGTTGTCTGTGTTTCTCTTTTGAAGGAGGCTCTGTTCAAGCAGCTTCCTTTTTGCTGCTACCCTCAACTTCCTGTGTTATTGACACAAATTGCATTAAAAGTGTGAACttgtatatataaagtatatattacaTCAAGAGAGTTGCTAATCATTCTTACCATGTGAACGGCGTAAACCATTTAGTTCTCTTCTTACTTTTTGATaacaaagtgcattttttttttttttttaagcttacgATATTCtaatttctaaaacattttgCAAGCATGCCCAAAGCAAACAGCAAAACCCTTTTCTGGCTCTTTAGTGGACATTTTAAGGCTTAGAAAAACAACCCAATAGCCTATGCTTcaatttaaaacacaaaatacataagATATAGTCAAATTAACCAAAATAGATCCTAGTTTACGATTGTTGCGGCTTTATAGGTTAGTTAATTTGTAAATCTATTGTTCATTACTAATTCATGTTTGTTAACAATACATTGTTTATTCAACTTGAAATAATACATTACATAAAGAAAATTATCATAACCTATATCATAATTTCTAGTTCACGATGCCTAATATCAGTACATGTAATAAGTTAATTGAACCTTATAACAAAAGGGTTACCAAACTTTTTACTGCAAATAACATCTGAACAGCTAATCAGTTTGAAATGTAGAGAAAAGTCATACACTGAATTAATAAGGAACTTATTTTAATGGAagtacaaacaaaaacagcatacaaaaaaaaaaaggtttcaaatgATCATCTAAGTCAGACATGAGTTATTTGATTCAGAATTTTTCACTGCTCAAAGAGCAGAAAATTACATTCAGGCATTTAGTCAGGATGAAACCACTGCTACCCATTAAGCacagaaatctttaaaaaatgagAGTCAGAACACTATGGGGAAGACACATTCTATAAAAGActgggggcaaaaaaaaaaaaaaaaattcactgtttCCAATCATCCTAGTCTTTTGAGGAGGTGCGCACAGGCACGGTGATGATCTTTACGGTGATGAGGCTggccttcaacatttctcacttcCGACCATTGGAACGTGAACGACTGAAAAGAAAGACAAATTACGTAAGCATAACTGTTAATACTCCAGCTGTGCCATTACACAACTATTCTCAAGTGTTAACCTACCTGCGTGATCTTGAGAAAGATCTTGAAGGTTTATAGTTTCTATCGCGGGACAAAGacctctctcttttcctctctctggAAAGGGACCTATAAAAGTCAAGTAAATGCaagaatatatattatagttaCCTCATTACTAAGGAGCTGTAAGAGGAGATGCAAAGTTACAGTTTATATCCATATGAATAGccattatttaaaatggaaatgtggTTATGGTGTTGACATTAGTTGCAGAAGggttataaaaatatttgagCAACTTACCTGCTCCGACTACGACTAAAGCTCCGTCTCCTAGGAGACCTATATAAAGATGCAAGAAATATTAACAAGTCAGGAGACAATATggccaaaaaatattaataatgcatgAAGCCTCATGCAATCGTTTTGTGGAGTTGATAGTAATTGGCCTTCAATTAATTTTTATGAAGCCCAATATGGGCCAAACATTATTAACTATCAGAAATGCCTGTTCCTGATTCATTTGCCAAACCTTTGATCAAAAAGATTTCAGTTGGAAACTACTGAAACACagagggatgttttttttttttttaaaaaggaaaaaggtTATACCTCAAAACCACCAAATAAACAAATTTCAATGTCGTGAAGCGGGAGGAAAAGGCATTAACTTACTATTTTGTTTTCAACAAGCTAGTTATGATGCAGTGAAGCTGAGTACTGGTCAGGAGGGCGTAATTTGCGGGGAGATTTTGCCAGATGGTTGCTAGATGTTAACAGCTATACAGAAGGTGGCTGAAGATGTCAGCCAGATGAGAACTGCTGACGATATGTTGTCATGTAGACATTTGGGGAGGGCCATAAGACCCGTTGATTGGTTGTAAGTGTGGCGTGGTTGGTTTTGCCGATCAGGTTAACGTTGGAGGAGGTGAATGACCCTGAGAGAGGCATGCTCAGGAACCAATGGGCTGGTGGCCATGCTTGGATCATGTGAGCTGATTGGTGTACGCTGGTCACATGATGCTGAAAGAGGACTAGTTGACTGACTCAGAGGAAGATGAGTAGAGGCTTGGTGATGTCTCTGAAAGGGGGGGTGGGGTGGTCAGCTTCattaatataaatagaaaaatgacataaaatccAAACAATAAGAAGATTCTTTGGAAATCTGTAACTACAATTCAATTGAATGAATATTCCTAAGCAAAAACTCAATGCACtcattagagcccgaccgatatatcggccggccgatattatcggacGATATGAGCTTaatgcatttaaatcggcatcggcaatgaaacatgagaaacagagtctcatgcttcactcatgttatgagtgatGCATAGTTTGCGCACCATAGGGAGCTCTGCAACTCCCcagttgacaacagcgccagaaatcaaCTACAGAAGCAAGTGATCAGCCAAGCCAAGGAGATGtactgttttgacggtgagtctatcattcgtcatgtgaaatgatttagttcatacactgtatataaaaacggtgtggtagttctagctaacggtcctatcattatcacttctaaatattctataacatcacttacagccgctattgcattgctatattagattagccacaaagctaataccatgtttatcagtggaagagcgcgaacattaataagtaggggtgctccgatcacgatcggccgatcgttaatgcgcatctcgtcagtaaagccggttctctaatcagcggttaattgcatcaggtgcatgatttcacatagagcagctgttactacacagagccgttgttaactgagaagatgcaccaataaacgctgaaaatgaacatggatttgccctattaataagaggtcaaactgtAACGTTAGCGTTTAActaattctaaatatatctgcagtgttttcCACATAATCACCGCGTAACTGTGGCAGGGGGCGTCTGTAGtcaatgactagaagttatgtaCAGCGTGCCTCGAAAAAACAACTGTTATGTTATTCTAtagctaatatagcttcctttttagcaggccccttaaatgcttgctattaactacttgtttgaaggtggttcttctcaaaattgaccacggtgtgttcatgacactaacgttaaccattcaacttcgaattgattccgtaaacttccggtaacagtaggctaactttacgttcgccagcgcatgacgatgttttgattcagactgcacaaagagaagaggagaagatatacgggttcgttgtgaatgtgtctgtgagagcaactatagtgtagttacagtaactacagtaggtgtgTCAGAAAGGATTAAAACAGAGgtgacatgtaaataaatgtgagctgaacaagctcttttttcttttttacagattgtttcaaagcagtttacagacataacaggaaaatgttgtaataatattgttaaatataagtaggtaatagaTAATACCtgttgcttgacaaataaaaacatacatatatatatatatatatagatttctcatttttgcctatgtaggagatccctgtttattattattataattctaatgatgacatgagtaaagatacatggtgatattattaatacacatgcttattctttctcggtctctctttctgccctacagatggcttaaaaaggtgaatgctgtagcagcaaagtgtgggacta
The Carassius auratus strain Wakin chromosome 31, ASM336829v1, whole genome shotgun sequence DNA segment above includes these coding regions:
- the LOC113051184 gene encoding uncharacterized protein LOC113051184, with product MSGKRSKKNQRPGSSRRGPEVLNSNIEKDDEQFQQIAESEDGRNEFHTSTEYHSTQFDHPPSSSTDQQTSALECPPHARGHKDSLMENKLPEQKRKMGSTRKRIGRIKDERKLDEIKRTGEFDEEYVTQPNTSTTEEQHASLTEEEQSRSMSFPSDLNLQTKSSELRKEPGTTLMLGVLENEEKDTIHYQEITFNSHEVLRDIPIDEKMVPSVHSIAVTVAESDLLQKDSVMFDEPSCQDIPIASTSRQKRRICSTRRPLGEKNRENVGVQEHSSNIRENKSKAEVLGEAKFPMSEEMEQTWDGVARDVSLSHTESALVLNQSLLAERAELKEPDVSAGTETMNKSVTFPLVDSEKPLPETSSQHGTPSLNEGFDFNFGSHTGDFVNKVWKEAESDLSDNSQCVLNTSKDTNTSYNFTDVNTEAKEKVLKQKEELSINYQMSDLLPKQDAQLEELELNYQEYSLSQHDIATLDNNCGCSMAQLKVGGSRSFNVPVTNISHAEPTATNLPHEMSDAFDEKQEIQVEIKQESNVCDFTLVTCDTLTDLECIMEENEDPQILAASENENTSNQRGSETDNALKITDQHDVRDHNVIQTIMDVRDNEKDAETSTETIWISHQKPCEVPAEKEELNREQEQYSSNISRTQSPLQDAAGKMLETDEVRKGRKDTENAASNDVTTKSEEMFSFKLSATVRGSHAHQQLFMQYPDKEGYDSHENVNEKSEEEGILVSVESENASFDRGDGKSEGTKVDAEPVVMSNVEAVYNDSESANPEQNRELALKVSTNAEKEVSGERDTIVMQSDINLIPEEAHSKSSPVIYKRKMGSTRRPLRGKKGQKIEMEHHDENETLECEGMINLEKKTFSLEDESITNASLLRTTKDGVKVQDMELCEDNDVGPVERSESALLQSSCRSDFLSEESTAVSICHVTESQTLMKLNEESQENAGDAEKVAAEENKDLQLETESQNKISDTTTYDAEGTEEKINDVSVTLVREVEVTGDTGTVESNMTTESGLIQNDTSSDAKLEALKVSNDAECKVQEKTDTVPKQSDTTIIPHDTQKEEAHSEFTVIHKRKMGSTRRPLKGKNGQRKVKEHHDENETLDSENMINAEKETISLEDEPPLDESTLQSVKLGAKEQDMDISKKNDVGPVERSKSTDLQSSCSSDLTSEESIATSICHITESQTSMKLNEESQENAGDPDKRAAEEDKDLQLDIESQNKISDTTSYEAEGTEEKISDVSVTLVREVEVTGDTGTVESNMTPESDLIQNDTSSDPKLEAIKVSDDAGCKVQEETVPKQSDTTIIPHDTQKEEAHSEFTVIHKRKMGSTRRPHRGKNGQRKEKEHRDENETPYSEDIINVEKETISLEDESITNASLLRTTKDGVKEQDMELCEDNDVGPVERSESALLQSSCRSDFLSEESTAVSICHITESQTLMKLNKESQENAGDAEKVAAEENKDLQLETESQNKISDTTSYEAEGTEEKINDVSVTLIREVEVTGDTGTVESNMTMESDLIQNDTSSDAKLEAIKVSDNTECEVQEETDTVPKQSDTTIIPQDTQKEEAHSEFTVIHKRKMGSTRRPLRGKNRQRKEKEHHDENETPDSEDMINVEKETISLEDESITNASLLRTTKDGVKVQDVELCEDNDVGPVERSESALLQSSCRSDFLSEESTAVSICHVTESQTLMKLNKESQENAGDAEKVAAEENKDLQLETESQNKISDTTTYEAEGTEENINDVSVTLVREVEVTGDTGTVESNLTTESDFLHTSPDVHIEALKISENVEKDVSGETDTVLKQSDISIIPEDSHTEEAHSKSSPVIQKRKMGSTRRPLRGNEGQKQEHDEKEIFKLKDEPSPDESRYTAVSVCDISESQTLPKIHAGSQENTGEVEIVPAEEDTERHLQNQTFDSTAFGGEATEENICEANVLDKEVEFIGDTVTLESNITTESGLIQNDTSSDAKLEALKVSDNTEREVQKETDTVPKQSDTTIIPQNSQKEEAHSEFTVIHKRKMGSTRRPLRGKNGQRKEKEHHDENETLDSEDMINVEEETISLEDEPRLDESTLQSVKLGAKEQEMDICKKNDVGPVERSKSTDLQSSCSSDLTSEESIAINICHITESQTLMKLNEESQENAGDADKVAAEENKDLQLETESQNKISDTTSYEAEGTEEKINDVSVTLIREVEVTGDTGTVESNMTMESDLMQNDTSSDAKLEAIKVSDNTECEVQEETDTVPKQSDTTIIPQDAQKEEAHSEFTVIHKRKMGSTRRPLRGKNGQRKEKEHHDENETLDSEDMINVEEETISLENEPPLDESTLQSVKLGAKEQDMDISKKNDVGPVERSKSTDLQSSCSSDLTSEESIATSICHITESQTSMKLNEESQENAGDPDKRAAEEDKDLQLDIESQNKISDTTSYEAEGTEEKISDVSVTLVREVEVTGDTGTVESNMTPESDLIQNDTSSDPKLEAIKVSDDAGCKVQEETVPKQSDTTIIPHDTQKEEAHSEFTVIHKRKMGSTRRPHRGKNGQRKEKEHRDENETPYSEDIINVEKETISLEDESITNASLLRTTKDGVKVQDMELCEDNDVGPVERSESALLQSSCRSDFLSEESTAVSICHITESQTLMKLNKESQENAGDAEKVAAEENKDLQLETESQNKISDTTSYEAEGTEEKINDVSVTLIREVEVTGDTGTVESNMTMESDLMQNDTSSDAKLEAIKVSDNTECEVQEETDTVPKQSDTTIIPQDTQKEEAHSEFTVIHKRKMGSTRRPLRGKNRQRKEKEHHDENETPDSEDMINVEKETISLEDESITNASLLRTTKDGVKVQDVELCEDNDVGPVERSESALLQSSCRSDFLSEESTAVSICHVTESQTLMKLNKESQENAGDAEKVAAEENKDLQLETESQNKISDTTTYEAEGTEENINDVSVTLVREVEVTGDTGTVESNLTTESDFLHTSPDVHIEALKISENVEKDVSGETDTVLKQSDISIIPEDSHTEEAHSKSSPVIQKRKMGSTRRPLRGNEGQKQEHDEKEIFKLKDEPSPDESRYTAVSVCDISESQTLPKIHAGSQENTGEVEIVPAEEDTERHLQNQTFDSTAFGGEATEENICEANVLDKEVEFIGDTVTLESNITTESGLIQNDTSSDAKLEALKVSDNTEREVQKETDTVPKQSDTTIIPQNSQKEEAHSEFTVIHKRKMGSTRRPLRGKNGQRKEKEHHDENETLDSEDMINVEEETISLEDEPRLDESTLQSVKLGAKEQEMDICKKNDVGPVERSKSTDLQSSCSSDLTSEESIAINICHITESQTLMKLNEESQENAGDADKVAAEENKDLQLETESQNKISDTTSYEAEGTEEKINDVSVTLIREVEVTGDTGTVESNMTMESDLMQNDTSSDAKLEAIKVSDNTECEVQEETDTVPKQSDTTIIPQDAQKEEAHSEFTVIHKRKMGSTRRPLRGKNGQRKEKEHHDENETLDSEDMINVEEETISLENEPPLDESTLQSVKLGAKEQEMDTCKKNDVGPVERSKSTDMQSSCSSDLTSEESIAINICHITESQTPMKLNEESQENVGDADKGAAEEGKDFTVRIESRDTISDTTTYEAEGTDEKINDVRLTLVREVEVTGDTGTGESNMTTESDLIQNDTSSDPKLEAIKVSDDAECKVQEETVPKQSDTTIIPHDTQKEEAHSEFTVIHKRKMGSTRRPLRGKNRQRKEKDHHDENKTPDSEDMINVEKETISLEDESITNASLLRTTKDGIKVQDMELCEDNYVGPVERSESALLQSSCRSDFLSEESTAVSICHITESQNPHETE